The Stutzerimonas stutzeri DNA window GCTTTCCGCGTTCACCCTCGGCGCCACCTTCGCCGGGTTCGCCGGCAGCTTCTTCGCTGCACGCCAGGGGCTGGTCTCGCCGGAGTCATTCACCTTTATCGAGTCGGCGATCATTCTCGCCATCGTCGTGCTGGGTGGCATGGGCTCGCAGCTCGGCGTGATTCTCGCGGCCATCGTGATGATCCTGCTGCCCGAGCTGATGCGCGAGTTCAGCGAATACCGCATGTTGATGTTCGGCGCCCTGATGGTGCTGATGATGATCTGGCGTCCGCAAGGCCTGCTGCCGATGCAACGCCCGCACCTGGAGCTGAAGCAATGAGCCGCCCGATCCTGGAAGTACGCGGCCTGACCATGCGCTTCGGCGGCCTGCTGGCCGTCAACGAGGTGGCGCTGACCGTACACGACAAGCAGGTGGTTTCGATGATCGGCCCCAACGGCGCCGGCAAGACCACCGTATTCAACTGCCTGACCGGCTTCTACCAGCCGACCGCCGGCGAAATCCTGCTCGACGGCACGCCGATCCACGGCCTGCCCGGCCACAAGATCGCCCGTCAGGGCGTGGTACGCACTTTCCAGAATGTCCGCCTGTTCAAGGACATGACGGCGGTGGAGAACCTGCTGGTAGCGCAACACCGACACCTGAACACCAACTTTCTCGCCGGTCTGCTGAAGACGCCGGCGTTCCGTCAGAGCGAACGCGAGGCCATGGACTTCGCCGCCCACTGGCTGGAACAGGTGAACCTCACCGACATCGCCAACCGCCCGGCGGGCACCCTCGCCTACGGTCAGCAGCGTCGCCTGGAAATCGCCCGCTGCATGATGACGCGTCCGCGCATCCTCATGCTGGACGAGCCGGCGGCCGGCCTGAACCCGAAGGAGACCGAGGACCTCAAGGCGCTGATCGCCCTGCTGCGTGATGAACACGGTGTCACCGTGCTGCTGATCGAGCACGACATGAAGCTGGTCATGAGCATTTCCGACCACATCTACGTGATCAACCAGGGCACCCCACTGGCCAACGGCTCGCCCGAGCAGGTGCGCAACAACCCTGACGTGATCAAAGCCTATCTGGGGGAGGCGTGAGCATGCTGACTTTCGAAAACGTCTCGACCTTCTACGGCAAGATCCAGGCTCTGCACGGCATCAACGTGCAGGTACAACAGGGCGAAATCGTCACCCTGATTGGCGCTAACGGTGCCGGCAAATCGACCCTGCTGATGACCCTCTGCGGCACACCGCAGGCGGCCAGCGGCAGCATTCGCTTCCAGGGTGAAGAGCTGGTCGGCCAACAGACCTGCGACATCATGCGCAAGGCCATCGCCGTGGTGCCCGAGGGTCGGCGGATATTCTCGCGCCTGACGGTGGAGGAGAATCTCTCCATGGGGGGCTTCTTCACCGGCAAGGCGGACTTCCAGGAGCAGCTGGACAAGGTGCTCGGCCTGTTCCCGCGGCTGAAGGAGCGATATCAGCAGCGCGGCGGCACCATGTCCGGTGGTGAACAGCAGATGCTCGCCATCGCTCGCGCACTGATGAGCAAGCCCAAGCTGCTGCTGCTCGACGAGCCGTCGCTGGGCCTGGCGCCGATCATCATCCAGCAGATCTTCGAGATCATCGAGCAGTTGCGCGAAGACGGCGTGACCGTGTTCCTGGTCGAGCAGAACGCCAACCAGGCGCTCAAGCTGGCCGATCGCGGCTATGTGCTGGAGAACGGCCATATCGTCATGCAGGGAAGTGGTGAGGACCTGCTGACCGATCCGAAGGTACGCGACGCCTACCTGGGCGGCTGACCCCAACCATGGTCGACGAAAAGCCCTGCCGTCCTGGCGGGGCTTTTTCGTTTTCCGGTCCGGCATGCCGCCAGACGAACCCTCACGCTGCGCGTACGGTCGAACAGCCGCTATGCTTGCTCGAATGCCTCTATCCCACTAATGCCCGTCAAGGAGACCTCACGATGCGCCTTTGCCTGCTCGGCCTGCTCATGGCTGCCAGCGTCACCGCCAATGCCGCGGTACAGACGCAGGAAATCCCCTACACCGCTGCCGACGGCACCAAGATGATCGGTTACTACGCCTACGACGATGCCATCGAGGGCAAGCGCCCCGGCATCGTGGTGGTGCATGAATGGTGGGGCCTTAACGACTACGCCAAGCAACGCGCCCGCGACCTCGCCGAGCTGGGCTACAGCGCCCTGGCCATCGACATGTATGGCGAGGGCAGGAACACCGAGCACCCCAAGGACGCCATGAGCTTCATGCAGGCCGCACTGAAGGACGCCGATGCAGCCAAGGGCCGCTTCAACGCCGGCCTGGATCTGCTCAAGGAGCAGACACAGACGGATACCGACAAGCTGGGTGCGGTCGGCTACTGCTTTGGCGGCAAGGTAGTCCTGGACATGGCGCGCCAGGGCGTGCCGCTGGACGGCGTGGTCAGCTTCCACGGCGCATTGGCCACCGAAACCCGCGCCGCGCCGGGTAGCGTCAAGGCGCGAGTGCTGGTCGAGCACGGCGCCGAAGACAGCATGATCAGCGCCGACGATGTCGCGGCCCTGAACGTCGAGATGGTCAAGGCCGGCGCCGATTACCAGTTCGTCAGCCTGCCGGGGGCCAAGCACGGCTTCACCAATCCGGGCGCCGATGCCCATCAGAAGAACGGCCTCGACGTGGCCTATCAGAAAGCCGCCGACGAGCGCTCCTGGCGTGATATGCAGCGGTTCTTCGAGGACACCTTCGGCCCGTCGACGCCTGCCCGGTCGCAGTGACCGTTCGACGCGCCGCGTTCGATTCGCCCCGGCGGCACGCCTGCCGCCGGGGCTCGTGCTAGCATTGCGCGCACAACTCAGCGTCGAACACGAGTCATGACCGAACACGATTTCCGCTACACCCTGCTCAACCCCGCCCACACCCTCACCGAATGCCGTGCACTGGCGCCGGGCCGCTACCAGGTCACCGGCAATGGCGGCTCGATTCGCAGCGGCGACGTACTGATCGTCACCCTCAAGGGCAGCCGCGATCTTTCGCAGCGCCTCACCGTCGAGAAAGTGCGCCATCTGATCAACCCGCCCGGACAGTGGATGGCCGTGGCCAGCGGGCCGGTGTTTCACGAACTGGAGATCCTCAACTGGCAGGTCGCCTGTGACAGCTGTGGCAAGCGGCTGGACTTCGAGTTCGCCGTCGACGCCAGGCTCGGCGAGGCCGCACGCAAGCCGGCAGCCCAGGCACGCATCGCCGAGCTGGGCTGGTCCGGCCAGGATGGCCAGCACCGTTGCCCCAGTTGCCGGAAGGAGGAACAGCTATGACATTGCGCGTCTTGCCCCTGGTTGCAGCGCTCGGCCTGATCGGTTGCGCAACAGAACCGCTGGAACTGCAACGCGACGTAACCTATATCGCCGAGTGGATTGGCGACGAACCGGTGATCGGCCGCACACCGGTCTCGCTGACCTTGAGCGAAGGGCGTGCCTACGGCAATGCCGGCTGCAACCACTGGTTCGGCAGCTACGAGCTCGATGGCCAGCGGCTGCGCTTCAGCAATCTGGGTAGCACACGAAAGATGTGCGCCGAGGAGATCATGGAACAGGAGCACCAGTTCCTCGACCTGCTCAACCGAGTCGAACGCTGGGACGTCTCCAACATCGACCAGCTACGCCTCTGGCCAGGCGAAGGTGCCGCGCTGCGCCTCTGGCCGGAACTCGAATAAGCCGCGCCAAATGTGCGCAGACGACGGCGTCTGCGCACCGCTTTCAGGCACCGAAAGCCACTCCGCGACGCCATGCGCCGGCGCTTTTCCCCGCTGAATCCCGGAAAAAGCCTCCCATACGACCGTCAACTGGCCTCTGAGGCCTCTTCTGCACGATGGCGCCCTCCGGTCTGCGAAACTGGCACAGCCCATGCAATTACCCAGGTATCCAGTTTCGGGGACCTTGGTACAGGCAGGCCGAGAATCCCCTCTTTTATGCCTGCGAGGCCGCTCGAAAGAGCGGCCTCGTGCTTTTCGCCCAAGCGGCGCACGAACGAGGCGCTGTCTCAGAACAGGCGCAGCTGTTCGAAACCGCCACGCAGGTCGATCAACCGCACGCCGACGCCAATCAGGCGCACGGGCCGGGCGCGGCGTGAGAATGCGGTCGCCAGCAGGTCGGCATAGTCGTCCAGCTCCAGGCCGGCGCCAGCCTGTTCCAGGGTGGTCTGGGTGAAGTCATGAAACTTGAGTTTCACGAATGGCTTGCCCGGGCGATAACCGCTGTCCAACCGGGCCATGCGGGTCGACAGCTGCTGCAGCAGTTGGGGAAGCCGCTCGAGGCAGGCTGCCAGATCAGGCAGATCGCGATCGTAGGTCTGTTCGACGCTCACCGACTGGCGCCGGCTTTCCACCTGCACGGGACGCTCGTCGATTCCCCAGGCCAGACCCCAGAGCCGCTCGCCAAAGGCACCGAACTCCCGAACGAGCGACAACCTCCCCCACTCGCGCAGATCGCTGCAGGTGCGAATGCCCAGGCGGCCCAGTTTTTCCGCGGTGACCCGGCCAACCCCGTGCAAGCGCTTGACCTCGAGCGCTTTCACGAACTCCTCGACCTGCGCGGGCGTGACGACGAACAGGCCGTCCGGCTTGTTCCACTCGCTGGCGATCTTGGCGAGAAACTTGTTTGGCGCGACGCCGGCCGACACCGTGATACGCAGCTGCTGCCAGACCCGTCGACGGATGTCCTCGGCGATACGCGTCGCACTGCCGGCGAAGTGCTCACAGGCAGAGACATCCAGGTAGGCCTCGTCGAGCGATAGCGGCTCTATCTGCTCGGTGTAAGTACGGAAAATTTCATGGATTTCCCGCGACGCTTCGCGGTAGGCCTCCATCCGCGGGCGCAGGATCAGCAGGTCGGGGCACAGCTTCAGGGCATGCCCGGATGCCATGGCCGAGCGCACCCCGTAGGCGCGCGCCTCGTAGTTGCAGGTAGCGATGACACCGCGCCGATCCGCCGCGCCGCCGACGGCAATCGGGCGGCGCGCCAGGCTGGGATCGTCGCGCATCTCGATCGCGGCATAGAAACAGTCGCAATCGATATGGATGATCTTGCGAAGGGCGGTCTGGCTCACGAAACGGGGCACCGGCAAGGAGTGAACGAATCTTCAGCGCAACGGGTCGGTTATTGAGATGGTAAGTCCTTTACCGCCCCGATAACCGGAGGTTCAGATGAAAATCTTGTACGCGAGCGTGATCGTCCTTGGCGGCCTGTTTTCGGCAGCCGCAATGGCCGATCAGGATCAGATGAATACCCAACCGCAAGGCACCAATGTTCAGCAGGAAAAGCACGGCGACAGCCATGTGCGCGACAACGAGGACGGCGCCAAGCAGCGAATGAAGGAAGAAGTGCAGGACGACTGGCGCGAGGATGCGGAAAAGCGCCGCGAGAGCGACGCGATGAAGCCCGAGCAGCGCGGCTAAGCGTCAGGCTTCACAGCTCCAGCGGGTACGGCTGTACGAGCGCCTTGCCATAGCCGTCGACGAATTCCAGCGGCATGCGCTTGGGTTTCCCGCTGGAGAGTTCGATGCAGACGAAAGTGGTCTGCGCGCGCAGCAGCGTCGCACCATCTGCAGGCCTGATCAGCTGGAAGTTTCGCTTCATCTTCAGACGCTGATCGGACTCCGAGATCCAGGTGCCGAGTTGCAGTGCATCACCTTCGTAGGCCGCTGCCAGGTAGTCGATCTCGTGCCGCAGAACGGCCATGGCGCGGTCCAGGCGGTGATAGTCATCGATACCCAGGCCGAGGCTCTGGGAGTGCTGCCAGGCACAGCGTTCGAGCCACGTCACATAGACCGCGTTGTTGGCGTGTCCCAGTTCGTCGATATGTTCCGATGCCACGTGCAGGTCGATGATGAACGCCTGCGGCTGATCCCAGCTCATTCGTCAGATGCCTCGATGGCCGATTGCGATGGCCTATGAAAGCGCAGCGTGGCCGGCGAGTCACGCGCCTTGCGGCTCGCTATGACGGAGCATTCAGCAACCCGTCATTGACCCGGCACTTTCCAGCGCACAAAACAAAAAGGGCCATCTCATGATGGATGACCCCTTGATGCCCAAAACGGGCAATAAAAATGGCGTCCCCTAGGGGACTCGAACCCCTGTTACCGCCGTGAAAGGGCGGTGTCCTAGGCCACTAGACGAAGGGGACGAAACCTTCGACGATCCCGAAATCTTGGAATCGCTGGCAATTTGGTGGAGCTAGACGGGATCGAACCGTCGACCTCTTGCATGCCATGCAAGCGCTCTCCCAGCTGAGCTATAGCCCCGGATTTAGCGTCTCTCGACGTGCGATGCAAACATCGCGAATAGTGGCGTCCCCTAGGGGACTCGAACCCCTGTTACCGCCGTGAAAGGGCGGTGTCCTAGGCCACTAGACGAAGGGGACGCAAACCCTTCAAGCGCAACCTGCATCTACAACTACAGGCTGGTGGCAATTCTGCTCTTCGAGATTGGTGGAGCTAGACGGGATCGAACCGTCGACCTCTTGCATGCCATGCAAGCGCTCTCCCAGCTGAGCTATAGCCCCATCTCGAGGACGGGGCGCATATTAGGGGCGCCCCTGGGCAGTGTCAACAACAAATTTCCGCGCGACTAAAGTTTTTTGGCAGCAGGAACAATTACTTACCGCCGACCAACGGTCCTGCCCCGCAACGCGGCGGCGCCGAACGTCGGCACCGCCTTGGCTGCGTTGGCTCAGCCGAGGCTGGCCAGCAACTTCTCCCACTCCTTGGCTTCCTTCTTCGAAGCGCCGCCAAGCAGTTCCAGCGCGTTGCGCAGACGGAAGCGCGTCAGGTCGGGACCGAGGATTTCCATCGCATCGAGCACCGAGACGGAACTGGCCTGTCCGGTGATCGCGGCGAACATCAGCGGCATCACATCCCGCAGCTTGAAGCCGAGGTGTTCGGCCACCTGCATGATGCAGGCGGTGATGCGTTCCTTCTCCCACTGGCGCAGTGCCTCCAGCTTCCACAGGATCAGTTGCATGACCTGACGAACCTGCGTGGCATCGAGCTTC harbors:
- a CDS encoding ABC transporter ATP-binding protein codes for the protein MLTFENVSTFYGKIQALHGINVQVQQGEIVTLIGANGAGKSTLLMTLCGTPQAASGSIRFQGEELVGQQTCDIMRKAIAVVPEGRRIFSRLTVEENLSMGGFFTGKADFQEQLDKVLGLFPRLKERYQQRGGTMSGGEQQMLAIARALMSKPKLLLLDEPSLGLAPIIIQQIFEIIEQLREDGVTVFLVEQNANQALKLADRGYVLENGHIVMQGSGEDLLTDPKVRDAYLGG
- the dinB gene encoding DNA polymerase IV, encoding MSQTALRKIIHIDCDCFYAAIEMRDDPSLARRPIAVGGAADRRGVIATCNYEARAYGVRSAMASGHALKLCPDLLILRPRMEAYREASREIHEIFRTYTEQIEPLSLDEAYLDVSACEHFAGSATRIAEDIRRRVWQQLRITVSAGVAPNKFLAKIASEWNKPDGLFVVTPAQVEEFVKALEVKRLHGVGRVTAEKLGRLGIRTCSDLREWGRLSLVREFGAFGERLWGLAWGIDERPVQVESRRQSVSVEQTYDRDLPDLAACLERLPQLLQQLSTRMARLDSGYRPGKPFVKLKFHDFTQTTLEQAGAGLELDDYADLLATAFSRRARPVRLIGVGVRLIDLRGGFEQLRLF
- a CDS encoding dienelactone hydrolase family protein; this translates as MRLCLLGLLMAASVTANAAVQTQEIPYTAADGTKMIGYYAYDDAIEGKRPGIVVVHEWWGLNDYAKQRARDLAELGYSALAIDMYGEGRNTEHPKDAMSFMQAALKDADAAKGRFNAGLDLLKEQTQTDTDKLGAVGYCFGGKVVLDMARQGVPLDGVVSFHGALATETRAAPGSVKARVLVEHGAEDSMISADDVAALNVEMVKAGADYQFVSLPGAKHGFTNPGADAHQKNGLDVAYQKAADERSWRDMQRFFEDTFGPSTPARSQ
- a CDS encoding acyl-CoA thioesterase is translated as MSWDQPQAFIIDLHVASEHIDELGHANNAVYVTWLERCAWQHSQSLGLGIDDYHRLDRAMAVLRHEIDYLAAAYEGDALQLGTWISESDQRLKMKRNFQLIRPADGATLLRAQTTFVCIELSSGKPKRMPLEFVDGYGKALVQPYPLEL
- the livG gene encoding high-affinity branched-chain amino acid ABC transporter ATP-binding protein LivG, whose protein sequence is MSRPILEVRGLTMRFGGLLAVNEVALTVHDKQVVSMIGPNGAGKTTVFNCLTGFYQPTAGEILLDGTPIHGLPGHKIARQGVVRTFQNVRLFKDMTAVENLLVAQHRHLNTNFLAGLLKTPAFRQSEREAMDFAAHWLEQVNLTDIANRPAGTLAYGQQRRLEIARCMMTRPRILMLDEPAAGLNPKETEDLKALIALLRDEHGVTVLLIEHDMKLVMSISDHIYVINQGTPLANGSPEQVRNNPDVIKAYLGEA
- a CDS encoding META domain-containing protein; this translates as MTLRVLPLVAALGLIGCATEPLELQRDVTYIAEWIGDEPVIGRTPVSLTLSEGRAYGNAGCNHWFGSYELDGQRLRFSNLGSTRKMCAEEIMEQEHQFLDLLNRVERWDVSNIDQLRLWPGEGAALRLWPELE